From Antennarius striatus isolate MH-2024 chromosome 9, ASM4005453v1, whole genome shotgun sequence, one genomic window encodes:
- the deptor gene encoding DEP domain-containing mTOR-interacting protein isoform X1, with product MVLEGRAMDGIGNTMQKKAAELERLAEVLVTGEQLRLRLHEGKVIKDRRHHLRTYPNCFVAKELIDWLIEHKEATDRETAIKIMQKLLDQSIIHHVCDEHREFRDMKLFYRFRKDDGTFPLDSEAKVFMRGQRLYEKNTRVFFFLSRLMNTENNLLQTREEEGGTFERTLVASEFIDWLLQEGEMATREETEQLGRRLLEHGIIQHVTNKHHFVDGPLLYQFRMNFRRRRRLIELLHERNCSIPESHDSPFCLRKQNSDGGNTSFLSVSPTKEIKVAIGARRSSMSSSCGSSGYYSSSPTLSSSPPVLCNPKSVLKRQVSPAELQTPGGSFLKKTFTIVGDAVGWGFVVRGNNPCHIQAVDPGGPAAAAGMKVCQFVVSVNGRNVLSQDYRAVSNLILTGPRTIVMEVMEEIKG from the exons ATGGTGCTTGAAGG CAGAGCGATGGATGGGATCGGCAACACCATGCAGAAGAAGGCTGCAGAGCTGGAGCGGCTGGCAGAGGTGCTCGTCACCGGAGAACAGCTGAG GCTACGGCTTCATGAAGGGAAGGTGATCAAAGATCGACGACACCACCTGAGAACTTACCCAAACTGTTTCGTGGCCAAGGAGCTCATTGATTGGCTGATCGAACACAAGGAGGCCACAGACCGAGAAACGGCCATCAAGATCATGCAGAAACTTTTAGACCAGAGCATCATTCACCACG TGTGTGACGAACACCGGGAATTCAGAGACATGAAGCTGTTTTACCGCTTTAGGAAAGACGATGGCACCTTCCCACTGGACAGTGAAGCAAAAGTGTTCATGAGGGGTCAAAGACTCTATGAAAA AAACACTAgggtatttttctttctgtccaggttgatgaacacagaaaacaacctGTTGCAGACCCGGGAGGAGGAGGGCGGGACGTTCGAACGGACACTGGTGGCCTCTGAGTTCATTGACTGGCTGCTGCAGGAAGGGGAGATGGCAACCAGGGAGGAGACGGAACAACTGGGACGAAGGCTTCTGGAGCACGGCATCATCCAGCACG TAACCAATAAGCATCACTTTGTGGACGGTCCTCTCCTCTACCAGTTCAGAATGAACTTCCGTCGACGGCGACGGCTGATTGAACTTCTACACGAGCGCAACTGCAGCATTCCTGAGAGTCATGACAGTCCCTTCTGTCTCCGCAAACAGAATTCAGATGGAGGCAACACAAGCTTCCTCTCAG TGAGTCCCACTAAAGAGATAAAAGTAGCGATCGGCGCTCGGCGGAGCAGCATGAGCAGCAGCTGTGGCAGCAGCGGTTATTACAGCAGCAGTCCTACACTCAGCAGTAGCCCCCCCGTCCTTTGCAACCCCAAATCTG TTCTGAAAAGACAAGTGAGTCCAGCGGAGCTGCAGACACCAGGAGGATCTTTTCTGAAGAAGACATTCact ATTGTAGGTGATGCTGTGGGCTGGGGCTTTGTGGTGCGAGGCAATAATCCGTGTCACATCCAGGCGGTGGACCCTGGTggacctgcagctgctgccgGCATGAAG GTGTGCCAGTTTGTGGTGTCTGTGAACGGGCGGAACGTCCTCTCTCAGGACTACCGGGCCGTCAGCAACCTGATCTTAACTGGACCCAGGACAATCGTAATGGAGGTGATGGAAGAGATAAAAGGTTGA
- the deptor gene encoding DEP domain-containing mTOR-interacting protein isoform X2, with protein sequence MVLEGAMDGIGNTMQKKAAELERLAEVLVTGEQLRLRLHEGKVIKDRRHHLRTYPNCFVAKELIDWLIEHKEATDRETAIKIMQKLLDQSIIHHVCDEHREFRDMKLFYRFRKDDGTFPLDSEAKVFMRGQRLYEKNTRVFFFLSRLMNTENNLLQTREEEGGTFERTLVASEFIDWLLQEGEMATREETEQLGRRLLEHGIIQHVTNKHHFVDGPLLYQFRMNFRRRRRLIELLHERNCSIPESHDSPFCLRKQNSDGGNTSFLSVSPTKEIKVAIGARRSSMSSSCGSSGYYSSSPTLSSSPPVLCNPKSVLKRQVSPAELQTPGGSFLKKTFTIVGDAVGWGFVVRGNNPCHIQAVDPGGPAAAAGMKVCQFVVSVNGRNVLSQDYRAVSNLILTGPRTIVMEVMEEIKG encoded by the exons ATGGTGCTTGAAGG AGCGATGGATGGGATCGGCAACACCATGCAGAAGAAGGCTGCAGAGCTGGAGCGGCTGGCAGAGGTGCTCGTCACCGGAGAACAGCTGAG GCTACGGCTTCATGAAGGGAAGGTGATCAAAGATCGACGACACCACCTGAGAACTTACCCAAACTGTTTCGTGGCCAAGGAGCTCATTGATTGGCTGATCGAACACAAGGAGGCCACAGACCGAGAAACGGCCATCAAGATCATGCAGAAACTTTTAGACCAGAGCATCATTCACCACG TGTGTGACGAACACCGGGAATTCAGAGACATGAAGCTGTTTTACCGCTTTAGGAAAGACGATGGCACCTTCCCACTGGACAGTGAAGCAAAAGTGTTCATGAGGGGTCAAAGACTCTATGAAAA AAACACTAgggtatttttctttctgtccaggttgatgaacacagaaaacaacctGTTGCAGACCCGGGAGGAGGAGGGCGGGACGTTCGAACGGACACTGGTGGCCTCTGAGTTCATTGACTGGCTGCTGCAGGAAGGGGAGATGGCAACCAGGGAGGAGACGGAACAACTGGGACGAAGGCTTCTGGAGCACGGCATCATCCAGCACG TAACCAATAAGCATCACTTTGTGGACGGTCCTCTCCTCTACCAGTTCAGAATGAACTTCCGTCGACGGCGACGGCTGATTGAACTTCTACACGAGCGCAACTGCAGCATTCCTGAGAGTCATGACAGTCCCTTCTGTCTCCGCAAACAGAATTCAGATGGAGGCAACACAAGCTTCCTCTCAG TGAGTCCCACTAAAGAGATAAAAGTAGCGATCGGCGCTCGGCGGAGCAGCATGAGCAGCAGCTGTGGCAGCAGCGGTTATTACAGCAGCAGTCCTACACTCAGCAGTAGCCCCCCCGTCCTTTGCAACCCCAAATCTG TTCTGAAAAGACAAGTGAGTCCAGCGGAGCTGCAGACACCAGGAGGATCTTTTCTGAAGAAGACATTCact ATTGTAGGTGATGCTGTGGGCTGGGGCTTTGTGGTGCGAGGCAATAATCCGTGTCACATCCAGGCGGTGGACCCTGGTggacctgcagctgctgccgGCATGAAG GTGTGCCAGTTTGTGGTGTCTGTGAACGGGCGGAACGTCCTCTCTCAGGACTACCGGGCCGTCAGCAACCTGATCTTAACTGGACCCAGGACAATCGTAATGGAGGTGATGGAAGAGATAAAAGGTTGA
- the deptor gene encoding DEP domain-containing mTOR-interacting protein isoform X4 yields the protein MVLEGRAMDGIGNTMQKKAAELERLAEVLVTGEQLRLRLHEGKVIKDRRHHLRTYPNCFVAKELIDWLIEHKEATDRETAIKIMQKLLDQSIIHHVCDEHREFRDMKLFYRFRKDDGTFPLDSEAKVFMRGQRLYEKLMNTENNLLQTREEEGGTFERTLVASEFIDWLLQEGEMATREETEQLGRRLLEHGIIQHVTNKHHFVDGPLLYQFRMNFRRRRRLIELLHERNCSIPESHDSPFCLRKQNSDGGNTSFLSVSPTKEIKVAIGARRSSMSSSCGSSGYYSSSPTLSSSPPVLCNPKSVLKRQVSPAELQTPGGSFLKKTFTIVGDAVGWGFVVRGNNPCHIQAVDPGGPAAAAGMKVCQFVVSVNGRNVLSQDYRAVSNLILTGPRTIVMEVMEEIKG from the exons ATGGTGCTTGAAGG CAGAGCGATGGATGGGATCGGCAACACCATGCAGAAGAAGGCTGCAGAGCTGGAGCGGCTGGCAGAGGTGCTCGTCACCGGAGAACAGCTGAG GCTACGGCTTCATGAAGGGAAGGTGATCAAAGATCGACGACACCACCTGAGAACTTACCCAAACTGTTTCGTGGCCAAGGAGCTCATTGATTGGCTGATCGAACACAAGGAGGCCACAGACCGAGAAACGGCCATCAAGATCATGCAGAAACTTTTAGACCAGAGCATCATTCACCACG TGTGTGACGAACACCGGGAATTCAGAGACATGAAGCTGTTTTACCGCTTTAGGAAAGACGATGGCACCTTCCCACTGGACAGTGAAGCAAAAGTGTTCATGAGGGGTCAAAGACTCTATGAAAA gttgatgaacacagaaaacaacctGTTGCAGACCCGGGAGGAGGAGGGCGGGACGTTCGAACGGACACTGGTGGCCTCTGAGTTCATTGACTGGCTGCTGCAGGAAGGGGAGATGGCAACCAGGGAGGAGACGGAACAACTGGGACGAAGGCTTCTGGAGCACGGCATCATCCAGCACG TAACCAATAAGCATCACTTTGTGGACGGTCCTCTCCTCTACCAGTTCAGAATGAACTTCCGTCGACGGCGACGGCTGATTGAACTTCTACACGAGCGCAACTGCAGCATTCCTGAGAGTCATGACAGTCCCTTCTGTCTCCGCAAACAGAATTCAGATGGAGGCAACACAAGCTTCCTCTCAG TGAGTCCCACTAAAGAGATAAAAGTAGCGATCGGCGCTCGGCGGAGCAGCATGAGCAGCAGCTGTGGCAGCAGCGGTTATTACAGCAGCAGTCCTACACTCAGCAGTAGCCCCCCCGTCCTTTGCAACCCCAAATCTG TTCTGAAAAGACAAGTGAGTCCAGCGGAGCTGCAGACACCAGGAGGATCTTTTCTGAAGAAGACATTCact ATTGTAGGTGATGCTGTGGGCTGGGGCTTTGTGGTGCGAGGCAATAATCCGTGTCACATCCAGGCGGTGGACCCTGGTggacctgcagctgctgccgGCATGAAG GTGTGCCAGTTTGTGGTGTCTGTGAACGGGCGGAACGTCCTCTCTCAGGACTACCGGGCCGTCAGCAACCTGATCTTAACTGGACCCAGGACAATCGTAATGGAGGTGATGGAAGAGATAAAAGGTTGA
- the deptor gene encoding DEP domain-containing mTOR-interacting protein isoform X3: MDGIGNTMQKKAAELERLAEVLVTGEQLRLRLHEGKVIKDRRHHLRTYPNCFVAKELIDWLIEHKEATDRETAIKIMQKLLDQSIIHHVCDEHREFRDMKLFYRFRKDDGTFPLDSEAKVFMRGQRLYEKNTRVFFFLSRLMNTENNLLQTREEEGGTFERTLVASEFIDWLLQEGEMATREETEQLGRRLLEHGIIQHVTNKHHFVDGPLLYQFRMNFRRRRRLIELLHERNCSIPESHDSPFCLRKQNSDGGNTSFLSVSPTKEIKVAIGARRSSMSSSCGSSGYYSSSPTLSSSPPVLCNPKSVLKRQVSPAELQTPGGSFLKKTFTIVGDAVGWGFVVRGNNPCHIQAVDPGGPAAAAGMKVCQFVVSVNGRNVLSQDYRAVSNLILTGPRTIVMEVMEEIKG, translated from the exons ATGGATGGGATCGGCAACACCATGCAGAAGAAGGCTGCAGAGCTGGAGCGGCTGGCAGAGGTGCTCGTCACCGGAGAACAGCTGAG GCTACGGCTTCATGAAGGGAAGGTGATCAAAGATCGACGACACCACCTGAGAACTTACCCAAACTGTTTCGTGGCCAAGGAGCTCATTGATTGGCTGATCGAACACAAGGAGGCCACAGACCGAGAAACGGCCATCAAGATCATGCAGAAACTTTTAGACCAGAGCATCATTCACCACG TGTGTGACGAACACCGGGAATTCAGAGACATGAAGCTGTTTTACCGCTTTAGGAAAGACGATGGCACCTTCCCACTGGACAGTGAAGCAAAAGTGTTCATGAGGGGTCAAAGACTCTATGAAAA AAACACTAgggtatttttctttctgtccaggttgatgaacacagaaaacaacctGTTGCAGACCCGGGAGGAGGAGGGCGGGACGTTCGAACGGACACTGGTGGCCTCTGAGTTCATTGACTGGCTGCTGCAGGAAGGGGAGATGGCAACCAGGGAGGAGACGGAACAACTGGGACGAAGGCTTCTGGAGCACGGCATCATCCAGCACG TAACCAATAAGCATCACTTTGTGGACGGTCCTCTCCTCTACCAGTTCAGAATGAACTTCCGTCGACGGCGACGGCTGATTGAACTTCTACACGAGCGCAACTGCAGCATTCCTGAGAGTCATGACAGTCCCTTCTGTCTCCGCAAACAGAATTCAGATGGAGGCAACACAAGCTTCCTCTCAG TGAGTCCCACTAAAGAGATAAAAGTAGCGATCGGCGCTCGGCGGAGCAGCATGAGCAGCAGCTGTGGCAGCAGCGGTTATTACAGCAGCAGTCCTACACTCAGCAGTAGCCCCCCCGTCCTTTGCAACCCCAAATCTG TTCTGAAAAGACAAGTGAGTCCAGCGGAGCTGCAGACACCAGGAGGATCTTTTCTGAAGAAGACATTCact ATTGTAGGTGATGCTGTGGGCTGGGGCTTTGTGGTGCGAGGCAATAATCCGTGTCACATCCAGGCGGTGGACCCTGGTggacctgcagctgctgccgGCATGAAG GTGTGCCAGTTTGTGGTGTCTGTGAACGGGCGGAACGTCCTCTCTCAGGACTACCGGGCCGTCAGCAACCTGATCTTAACTGGACCCAGGACAATCGTAATGGAGGTGATGGAAGAGATAAAAGGTTGA